From the Niveibacterium microcysteis genome, the window GGCAGATCCACGAAGCTGTCCAGCCCCTCGATGACGTACATTTCCCAAAGCGGCCGGTTGAGGTCCAGTGGGCGGGCGTGAATACGCGAAACCTGGATACAGAACTGCCGCCAGTCACCCGGCTTGGGCAGCGCGATGTGGCGGACGTGGAATTCCAGATCGAAGTTATCGTCTTCGACCCAATACGGAAAATCGAAGTCGAAGGGCAGGCGCTTGAGTTTCTGCCGGAAGATGGGCGAGCGGTGGAGCCGGCCTTCGATGTGCGCGAGGATGTCCTTGAAGCGAACCCGCCCGCCGAGCGCCGTCGACTGATCGTAGATGTGGATCAGCGTGACGTTGGAGTTGGCATGCGCCGAGTCCGAGTACAGGAAGGCGGCATCGTGTTCGCTGAGTTGTCGCATGGCGTCGTTGTGGCTTCAGAGCGGCAGTGACTTGTGGGTCAACAGCCGGTAGAGGCGGCCGGTCAAGCCGGTCGGTTCGTAAGGGTGCCAGTCGCCTTCCGGTTGTGCGAGCCGATCGGCCACGATGTTGAGCACAACAGCGTTGAAGGCCAGACCAAGGTGGCTGCCCGGTACGCGAATGTTCTCGTGCAGCGCTGGGTCGCCATCGATGGTGGCCTCTTGTGGCGGCACCACGCCGTCGCTGAGCGAATACAGGCAGCTCATCGGAATCGGCATCCGTTTCTGCTCACGCAGGTCGCGGGCCTTGGGCTGCGCCAGGTGGCCGTGCGTGCCAAGCGGGTGGGCGATCAGTCGATAGATGGCTTTTACCAGCGGCGGTGACTGGCTGCCTTCGGGCCCCATGCTGACAGGGCTGCCCAGCGTGATGATGTTGCGCACGCATTCCGGCGCTGCTTTGGCGCCATACAGGGCGAACATGCCACCGAGGCTCCAGCCGACCAGGCTGACCTTGCGGCCGCTCTTGAAGTGCATGAAGCGGATCTTTTGCTGTAACGCGTTGGCGTGACGCGTCTGGAAGCCAAGATTACGCCCGAGGCCCCAGGTTTGCACGTCGTAGCCACGGTTGCGCAGGAAGTACTTGAGCGCGAGCAGGGAGCCCTCGTCGCCGAGGAAGCCGGGCAACAGCAGGACAGGGTGGCCATCGCCTCGCTCTGCACTGGCAAGCAGCGGCAGCCCGGCGGGCAGGGCTGCAATTTCGAGCAGCGCGCGCGGCTCGATCAACGAATGGAGCGGGTTCGGCGTGCCGGCGTGACTGTGTCGGGTCGTCATGACCAGACAGTTTGTTTCACAACCGGACTGATTGCAAAGGCAGCGGTCGTGCGGCAGACATTTTCTGCCGGCCTCGGGCTCAGGTGGTGCCAGCCGGCTCCAGATCCAGCGCGTTGCGCACGCGCGAGCAGATCTCCGCCGGGGTGCGGGAGATCAGTTCGTCGGGGACATCGAACTTCTTCGTCAGGCGCTTGTGGTCCTCAAACCCGTATGCAGCGATGAAAGGGTGCATGCCGGCGGCGACCGCAGCACTGAAGTCGCTGAACTCGTCGCCACACGCATAGCTGCGCGCGGGGTTGATGCCGAACCGTTCGCGCGCCACGCGGAACGGATGGCGCTTATCGTCGCCGAGGGCAAGGCATGCGACGAAGTCCAGCGCAGTCAGGTCTACATCGTGCCGCGCAAACAGGCGCCGCAACGTGTGCGCAGGTTCGAAGGTGACGTTGCGGGTGACGAGACCGACCCGCAGGCCCGGAGTAGCGATCAACTCGCGTAGCAGCTCGGCCATGCCCGGATAGAGTCTGGCCTCGTCGCGATAGATGTCGGTCAGCGTTGCCAGCACCTGCTTGCGGGTCTGCTTGCCGAACTGCTTCTTGAGGTTGCCCGGAAACTCCTTGATTCCGCCAAGGTACTTGAAGAGCTTGCGCCGCTTCTGGAAGCGTTCGAGGTCGCCAATTTCCATGCCATGGCGGGCAAAGGCGAGATCGATCGCCGCGAAGGCATCGACGGTGGTGCCGTCTGCGTCAAACAGGATCAGTCGTTCGCTGCTGTACATGGGCATCGTCTCCGACAATGCCCTGATTCTGGCCGGCGTGTATCACGGCAATGTGACGGCGCCGCGTAGCGCCGATCAGCCCTGTTGGGGGCTCAGAGGTGGCACCCAGTCGCCAGCCGGCGCGCGCCACGCACGCATCGCGGCCAGCAGGGCTGCTGGCGTATCACCGACGCAGAACAGATCGAGGTTCTCCGGCTTCACGAAGCCTTCCTTGACCATGTGCCGCACCATGGCAAGCAGCGGCTCGTAGAAGCCTTCCACGTTGAGCAAACCTAT encodes:
- a CDS encoding esterase/lipase family protein, producing MTTRHSHAGTPNPLHSLIEPRALLEIAALPAGLPLLASAERGDGHPVLLLPGFLGDEGSLLALKYFLRNRGYDVQTWGLGRNLGFQTRHANALQQKIRFMHFKSGRKVSLVGWSLGGMFALYGAKAAPECVRNIITLGSPVSMGPEGSQSPPLVKAIYRLIAHPLGTHGHLAQPKARDLREQKRMPIPMSCLYSLSDGVVPPQEATIDGDPALHENIRVPGSHLGLAFNAVVLNIVADRLAQPEGDWHPYEPTGLTGRLYRLLTHKSLPL
- a CDS encoding HAD family hydrolase, with amino-acid sequence MYSSERLILFDADGTTVDAFAAIDLAFARHGMEIGDLERFQKRRKLFKYLGGIKEFPGNLKKQFGKQTRKQVLATLTDIYRDEARLYPGMAELLRELIATPGLRVGLVTRNVTFEPAHTLRRLFARHDVDLTALDFVACLALGDDKRHPFRVARERFGINPARSYACGDEFSDFSAAVAAGMHPFIAAYGFEDHKRLTKKFDVPDELISRTPAEICSRVRNALDLEPAGTT